CTAGTTGTCATCCTTTAGTCTCCTAATTAGGTCATTTTTTCTGACACTTCAGCCAACGGTTTCATGCTTCCTTACCTTCTCTGTTATATTCtcgttaaatgtagtttaatctAAAGTACCAAGTACTAAGGTTACTTTTGCGCTTTTTTACCCCACAGATACAGACATCCCAACATAATGGACCTTGTTGGCTACAGTATAGAAGGACAAAATTATTGTATCATATATGTTTACATGCCAAATGGCTCTTTAGAAGACCGGCTTCATTGTGAGGTAAGTTATCACACAAGAATTAgttaaccaaaaaaaataaagaaaaaaagaaagaaaattgtcATTGTTTACTTGCATGTTTCTTTCATCCGTGGAAAACGAATAGGTTTTGAAGAATTTTCTGAGTGTTCTTTTTACATAAAGTGAAAGTGATTGGCGAAGGGCCTATCGAActccaaaatgtacaaaaaaagcaccataaaagtaccataatATATCATTTATGtggtatattccaagttttctgaatcTGTACAATAGCTCTGTGTGAGAAACGCTGAAAATCGCCCCATTTGCAATGGCTTTCTAATCTCATTTGCGTTCCCGTACAAACGAAATGCCACGTAAAAACTTTTTGCGCCTGATTTGACGTCAGTGTGACAGCCCATTCCATTTGAAAATGCAGACAACTATGGCacgttttttttgtcattttaatagaAAAAGTTTCAATTTCTTTTACCTTTCAGTCAGGACAGTCAAATAGGTttgacatgagagtgagttacttatgacaaaatgttcatttttgggtgaactattcatttcaGGCACTGGGCCTCTGTTATTCACGATGCTTGTGTCTTTCAGGACAGCAATGCCCTCTCTTGGCCACAGCGTGTAAATATCTTACTGGGCACTGCCAGAGCTATCCAGTACCTGCATTCTTGTTCACCTGCGCTTATTCATGGAGATATCAAGAGGTGAGTTTAAGTTGAACATGCCAACATTGTACATGTAAATTTGGTCTCTATAAGTTTACCTTAATGCTCTCTGAATCACAAGTATTCTGTGTGTGGCAGCAACTGACAGTGACTGAATGTAGTGACACTTAGAATAGTTGAACCAAACTAATcactaatataattttatttgcataAGTACttgtaaatgagaaaaaaaaaatggcccaTGAGCCATtatgaatgatgtaatcaaatataaaaattatatacatgGTTACCCAAAGAGACTATTCTTGACATCACATCATGCGCCAGTACAAGCTCTATCCAAGAAGCCAACCAACAAAAAGCTTGAATCTACACTGCTGTTACATGAAATGTAGGAAACATGTTGACTTATACCACCGCACAACTCCATTTCTCAAATTAATTCTCTACCGATGCCTTTATTGTGACATGAGTACAGCTGATTGCACCCATTAAATCTGTAGAACTTGCAATCACTGCAAAGTGCCTTTAGATTGTGATGGGATTAATTAaaggtgtgattttttttttttttttttctctcatttgaaaagttttacttataaagaaattaatagtaattttgaaacatgtgtaaAAGCATGAACATGTGATAAAGACACCATTCATATCAGAAAACTTATAAAAGTGGTTTCAATCTACACAGAGAGGGTCTCCTCACAGTGAATTTAAAGAAATTACTTATTACACCTTTCAAAGGaatagttaactcaaaaatgaaaattctctcaccatttactcacccttataccatcccagatgtgtatgaatttctttctactccagaacacaaatgacaatttttagaagaatatctccgctctatgggtccatacaatgcaagtgaatggggtccaaaaatgTTAAgttctaaaaagcatataaaggtagcatagaagtaacccatgtgactctagtggttaaatctaagCTTCTGAAGTGAAgttcattaaattattttttgtatagttttaacaatggtatttgtaacaagaccatagtaagcacatggaagcatggatcttcttcactaccatTTTTAGATGTAAcgtgatttctataaaacaaactatggcatttcTTAAATTATAAACTgtagacctactctaaacacatgtaaaaacaataaatacaaaatataaatatgtataaattgtaacacaaatgtattatattccctcactctgtagcctatgacaaatttaatatagaaagtcaagtcaagttgttttattgtcgttcaaccatatacagttagtatagTACATGAGACTACGTTGTATAGTACATGagtctacacagactaaataacatttctacataaaatgcacgtgcaaacgtgtgcaaaaaaagTATGAGATGGAACAATAAATGACTAAAAGGAACAGGagaataggcacagtaagagaccaGTACACGTTTGTAATcggagtagtgcaaaaagatgacactttctaagaatgctaaatgtaaacataacatactatgaaatagtgttctatggacatagcagttattgaggtagcagccaggtataagtgaaaatgaattaaagtgccactctggacatgtgcaaaagttggatggtgtacaggtgtgtgtgtgtgtcaagtgcAGTCtatgagtattgaggagtctgatggcttggggaagaagctgttacacagtctggctgtgagggcccgaatgcttggAGTGTGGCAGAGTTGGCAGGagtgtgaagagtttgtgtgaggggtgtgtggggtcgtccacaatacTGGTTGttttgcagatgcagtgttttgtgtaaatgtctttgatggagggaagagagaccccgatgatcttctcagctgacctcactatcctctgcagggctttgcggtccgaaacggtgcaagtcccaaaccaggcagtgatgcagctgctcaggatgctctcaatagtccctctatagaatgtagtgaggatgggggtaggagatgtgcttttctcaaactacaaagaaagtagagacactgctgggctttcttggtaatggaGCTGGTGCTGAGGGACCAgttgaggttctccgccaggtgaacaccaaggaatttggtgctcttgacgatctccacagaggagccgtagATGTTCAGAGGAGAGTGGTCACtatgtgctctcctaaagtcaacaaccatctcttttgttttgtccacattcagagacaggttgtttgctctacaccagtccgttagccgctgcacctcctctctgtatgctgacttgtcattcttgctgatgagacccaccacggtcgtgtcattggcgaacttaatgatgtggttcgagctgtgcattgctgcacagtcgtgagtcagcagagtgtacagcagtggactgagcacacagccctggggggccccagtgctcagtgtggtggtggtggagatgctgttcctgatccggactgactgaggtctcccagtcaggaagtccaggatccagttgcaaaGGGAGGTGttcaggcccagtaggttcagctttccaatcgggtgctgaggaatgattgtgttgaatgctgtgctgaaatctatgaacagcattcaaacgtatgagtcctttttatcgaggtgggtgagggccagttggagggtggtggcgatggtgtcgtctgttgaacggttgggacgatacacaaactgcagtgggtctagtgagggaggaagctgggtcttaatgtagtctacgagcctctcgaagcacttcatgatgatgggtgtgagtgcgacgggacggtagtcgttgaggcaggacactgaagacggacgatggtggtggccttgaagcacgttggaacgacggctcagagagatgttgaagatgttggtagGAACATCTGCAagttggtctgcacatcctctgagcactctgccaggaatgttgtctggtccagcagccttccgtgggttgactctacgtagaatagaggaggggtggtcttcctcgccactctgtgcttcaaaccgagcgtagaagatgttcagcacatctggaagataggcatctttgtcacaggcaactgatgttgtcctgtagttggtgattgCCTGGATGACCTGCCACATGCGCCGAGTGCCACTGCTGTCCTGGAGTAGTGATAtgatatttattatcaatctatttctctctaaagtacagttagtgttactatagtaaattcaagggtggggATGTAAAATCCGATACTGAATTCAAATTGTTTCCACTTGTCGCacctgctctgtccattgagctgtATCCATCTACAGACCATACAGGTGTATTAGCAGAGGTTGTGCCTCCACCTGTGTATTTGACACGGCTAAATCAGATACTTCAAATGCATCGCTAGGgagtggtcaacagagaatggccagactggtttgatctgacaaagtctacggtaactcagataaccactctgtacaattgtggtgtatatagaagaatataatctcagaatgctattctgagatgcgggttggcgctgttttggcggcacgagggggacctacacaacatttggcaggtggttttaattttgtggctgatcgtgtataCTGCAGAGGAGTTTCATGTGTGGCTGaatggtgctgtaagcgatttaagCCATTCTGCTTCCACCAAACTGAGCCATTGGATTAGatacgccccctctttccaaaacccgaactccaaagataccaagATTTGCCTTGAgagcagaaatggttgttaaaaaaaacaactgcaaaatagcgccctcaactgacaactgttatgaacaacatgggataaaaatgcattatgcctATATAATTCActacaactacaatactatgaaaacatgcaaaattATTGACTGGCAGAAAGCGTAATTTTCCACGGACCGCGGACACAAGAAATTTtaggaatttattttatttatgatatatttgttttatgGCAGTGTACAATAAAAAATAGATTCAAATGTGTGACATGCTTACCTGTAATTTGGTCCgttgttaaaaaaagaaagaaagagtagtCCTCTGTCAAAAGGACCTTTTATTATTGGATCAGTTTATTTACTATTTTCCATAAAAATTTGTATatcataatatataaatatatatatatatatgtatatgtatgtatgtatgtatgtattttcaaACCTTTGTTAGAACCTCAGATTATTAACTATTAGGCTACCACCAGGTAACTCTTACAAACCAGTCATGTTTCTTCCTTTGCAGTTCTAATGTCCTTTTAGGGGATCACCTGGAGCCCAAACTGGGGGACTTTGGATTGGCACGTTTAAGTCAGAACCCCAATAGAACTCCGGGCAAGACGTCCAGTGTAGCTCACACTTCAACGGTACGAGGAACACTTGCATACCTCCCAGAAGAGTACTTGAAGGATGGACATCTGAGCGTGGAGATTGATGTTTATAGCTTTGGAGTggtaagaaaatgtataccttaatgggatttaatttaatttaaaaagaaaataagagtAAATAGGTTAAAATATAGTGCAAATCACTGTTTTAGGTATTCTACTTTATACTGTGATGTAAACCATTACATGTAAACCGTTTTGCCATTGATCTGGAGCTTTTTTACTGATTGAAATTAGACAGGCTTCAAggattgacatttttaaaaacatctaaAGCCATATTTGTTTAAATTAGCAATTGAAGAATACATATGTCTGCATGCATATACGTTTTTGtccatatgtatttatttagcatttgttCTCCATACattccatttccttttttatgaatttacacttttttctattttacttattttttgttattgcaataattttcttaatgtatttattttctggtACGTGCAACACCTTGAGCTGCATTTGATgtatgaaaggtgctatacaaacaCAATTTATTATTCTACATTATAAACCTTCAAGCTTCAAGATGCGTGATGATAAATAGTATGATGgttatattttcttttatgttatatttttgataaaatcttttatttgttcatttttgtaaaCAGATGCTCTGTTTTTCCTGTACCACAGGTTTTGTTAGAGATACTTTCTGGCCGAAGGGCTCTTGAGTGTGATGTCCATTCCAAAACTATTTACTTGGTGAGGAGATGTGGAATCTTGTCAAGTCACATAGTCTCACATTATAAAGTGTAAGTGCTAATGGCTGGTGGTTGTAAACCTCTTATTTCTGATAGAAAGATCTGGTAACATTGATGGAGGATGATGGAAGCAGTTTCAGCAGAGGGAAGCACTCACGGGAGAAGTCCTCTTCTCAAGCAGCAGAGAACATCTGCAGGAAACATCTGGATCCTCGATTGATGACTAAAGACACATCTGCCCTTTATGGTTCAATGGAAATCACTCAAATGGCATGTCAATGTTTAGACCGACGTAGAAAGAAGAGACCTCGAATGACTGAAGTAAGAGAATCTAAAGTTATAGGcccattatattataatattataagtgGGCCAAAGTGTCCATTGAAATTGCTTTAAAACATTGGGGGTTTTTTTGTGTCTCACAGGTGTTCAAAGAACTTCAAGAGGTGGATTCAGTGTTGAAGACCTCTTGCAGATCAACTATGGTCAGAATGTCTCCTGTATCATTACATCCATCCACCCCTGAGCCTCTGCGCTCTGACAGTTGCACCCTGGACTCTCTTGCCAATCAATTTTCTAAACTCCGCCCTCAAGAGAACACTTACCCCTACATTCACAATCCTGGCTTTCCTACTTTGACCTCTGTAGTGACCCAGACTGACCTTTCAGAGTCAGAGTGGAATGCTGATTCGTGGGGTTCACTGTCCTGTGGAATACCATGTGAATCGGATGAGAGTCAAGGCTTCTCTCAGTACTTAACAAGTCACGATAGCAGATCTGAGCAGTCATCTTGTAGGTCCTGTGAAATTCCGGGCACTAAATCAACTGGTTCTTTAGTTGATGACCCCTCACAGTCCAATTCAAATAAAGGTAATTAGATTCCTAGCAAACAAATTCTGATTGATTAGGAAAATCAGAAATCTATAAAGGGTATTACAACCCTGTATGCTTCCTTTTGTTGTCCCTCTCTCATTATCTGTCTGGTTATTTACAGAAATCTCTGATCAGGAAGTTTTTATTAATCCTGTGAGACAGCGACTTGTCCAGAAGATGGACCTTTATGAAGAGGGCAGAATTCTGACTTCTGATCTGCTATCATCAGGTGACTCATGTAAGTGCCGAATCAACTCTTGTTAAGaatctaaataaaacaaaagcaaatgaaTTGATATAAACGCAGATGATAGAGGTCGACCGGTTGTTTGaattttgccaataccgataacaAAGATCGTGGAAaagctgataaccgattaatcggctgatagtttttaaaatcgatttatagcaTGTTATAATAAtctcttagtctttccttactataacAGGCACAGACATGAAGGCTACAAGagtacaaaattaataaaatcccaaatgTGGTAaactgtgcaaccaaaatccatataaatatatatatatatatttcaacatatgttttttttttaattgtttttttattatcattcacaagatatgaagttgtaGACATGATGAAAAAACTATCGCTGTTGATTTTTGCCAAATTTTATAGTTCCTAAAAACTACTATTGGCACCGAtcaatctgtaaaaccgatatatcggtccaaAATACCCAAATGTATTAACATAATTGCTGTTTTACTTGTGGAAGTTTACTtgtgtttttttcattttaaataatgcacTTATCCTTTTTCATTGTTTTGTAGATAGAGGGATAAACACTCAAACAAGGGAGCCAGAAGAGAGTGATGAGTTTGCAAGTGAGACCTCTGAAACCCATGTACAGTCACCTACTGCAGTATAAGACCAGAACTTGTCTGGTCCAGAAagaaaagcacacacaaacatattttcacgaaatatttataaattctaGGAATTTCTTTGTGGTACACTTGTTTACGGCAATGgtagaaaaaaaaagactttcgTAAATACCTCATATCTGCCAATGCTGGAGAATTAcgctactttttatttttttaatagaaacTGGTAAAACGTGGTATGGTAATAGCAAGCAAGTGCAAGCTGTGTAACTGTACATTACTGACAGGTCAGAGACAGAGGTAGTGTCTCATTTATAATTATACGCCTGTTATTTTGGCGATCTGATGTCTGGTGGTTTTTTGGGCTTTGTTCTCAGAGACTTGGTGAAAAAGTCATGTTTATGGATTATGGCAAAAACACCTACATGTATGAGAGTACTATTTAACATTAATAACTATCCTGTTTGTAAGGGACTAACCGGTGGTACACTtaagaggttgaccgatattggattttgccgataacaaTAGCTGAGGTGGTgtaaaaggcagataaccgattaattagtcgatagtttttaaataaatttatagAATGTTAGCAAAAACTTCTTATTCTTTCATTACTATGACGCAGACTTAgaggctacaaaataaatgaattccCAGATTCACTAAaattccaataataaccagacaaaaaaaattaagatttggtgcatcaCGTGGGACTTTTAACCATAATCAAACCTTAAACCCACCagggacacttattttgaaatgatccTCTTTTTTTTTAGCCCATACATtcaccaggtgtgtgtgtgtgtgtgtgtgtgtgtgtgtgtgtgtgtgtgtgtgtgtgtgtgtgtgtgtgtgtgtgtgtgtgtgtgtgtgtgtacgtgtacaCACAGTTGAGGTTTAGAAGTTTAaaaacacttaggttgaagttattcaaatacattttttttaaccactccacagatttcatattagcaagctTTAGTTTTGGACATCTACTTTTTGCAAGACACAAGTACATTTTCCAATTATTTAcagagattgtttcacttttatttgactatatcacaattccggtgggtcagaagtttacatacactaacttaactgtgcctttaagcagcttggaaaattccagaaaattatgtcaagcctttagacaa
This window of the Xyrauchen texanus isolate HMW12.3.18 chromosome 27, RBS_HiC_50CHRs, whole genome shotgun sequence genome carries:
- the LOC127620715 gene encoding interleukin-1 receptor-associated kinase 1-like; this translates as MSRSEFDSEFLYNLPASVMSDFIRLMDSFSHTDWILFASQIISDQTELRLLEQSSRRTDELMHKWGCRNGTVGELLKILEDLQWFRPRDIILEWICIQQTRLVQQYSSTVPQSTISQPSTDIYVEKLLPVPEIRRLPKPGPPPPDLDSIYSRVLNKEEECPCENRKDPLPLSFNVMNWPIEEIQKGTCNFSKCKQIGEGGFGHVYRATMRNTEFAVKKLKEDCHLAWNILKESFRTEVEQLSQYRHPNIMDLVGYSIEGQNYCIIYVYMPNGSLEDRLHCEDSNALSWPQRVNILLGTARAIQYLHSCSPALIHGDIKSSNVLLGDHLEPKLGDFGLARLSQNPNRTPGKTSSVAHTSTVRGTLAYLPEEYLKDGHLSVEIDVYSFGVVLLEILSGRRALECDVHSKTIYLKDLVTLMEDDGSSFSRGKHSREKSSSQAAENICRKHLDPRLMTKDTSALYGSMEITQMACQCLDRRRKKRPRMTEVFKELQEVDSVLKTSCRSTMVRMSPVSLHPSTPEPLRSDSCTLDSLANQFSKLRPQENTYPYIHNPGFPTLTSVVTQTDLSESEWNADSWGSLSCGIPCESDESQGFSQYLTSHDSRSEQSSCRSCEIPGTKSTGSLVDDPSQSNSNKEISDQEVFINPVRQRLVQKMDLYEEGRILTSDLLSSGDSYRGINTQTREPEESDEFASETSETHVQSPTAV